A genomic segment from Halomonas sp. TA22 encodes:
- a CDS encoding M20 family metallopeptidase, with translation MSDAVEQLWNLVDEKRGLFEALSDRIWGMPEIAYTEYRSMAEHRQMLESQGFTISDSVAGIPTAVMGEAGSGGPVIAFLGEYDALPGLSQEAGVAEPRPLPGNGYGHGCGHNMLGSAALLAATAMKDYLESTGIPCRVRYYGCPAEEGGAAKAFMVREGAFDDVDIALCWHPASFTRVDDAQSLANTRMDFAFTGRSSHAAAAPHLGRSALDAVELMSVGVNYMREHMPSSARIHYAMLDSGGIAPNVVQGHAAVRYAIRARDLAGMQALNARVQKVAHGAAMMTETEVEISIMSAVSNLLGNTPLERSMQRVMEALGPVPFDEQDRDFARAIQATLSEEDIVNDYARLGLDPVDDLPLCDFIVPFGAKGEPMMGSTDLGDVSWAVPTVQARVATHAIGTAGHSWQITAQGKVPAAHKGLVHAAKIMAGTALDVLEHPDVMADAKRDHQARLARKPYVCPIPPEVKPPIQPRPAEV, from the coding sequence ATGAGTGATGCAGTAGAGCAGCTCTGGAATCTGGTCGACGAGAAGCGGGGGCTATTCGAAGCGCTAAGCGACCGGATCTGGGGCATGCCTGAGATCGCCTATACCGAATATCGCTCGATGGCCGAGCATCGCCAAATGCTGGAGTCCCAAGGCTTCACCATCAGCGACAGCGTTGCCGGCATTCCCACCGCCGTGATGGGCGAGGCCGGCAGTGGCGGCCCGGTGATCGCCTTTCTCGGCGAGTACGACGCCCTGCCAGGGCTGAGCCAGGAAGCCGGCGTGGCCGAGCCCCGTCCGTTGCCAGGCAACGGCTATGGCCATGGCTGCGGACACAACATGCTGGGATCGGCGGCATTGCTCGCTGCTACCGCGATGAAGGATTACCTCGAGTCGACCGGCATCCCCTGCCGAGTGCGCTATTACGGCTGCCCTGCCGAGGAGGGCGGTGCCGCCAAGGCGTTCATGGTGCGCGAGGGCGCCTTCGACGATGTCGACATCGCCCTGTGCTGGCACCCCGCCTCCTTCACCCGCGTCGACGATGCCCAGTCACTGGCCAACACACGCATGGACTTTGCCTTCACCGGCCGCTCCTCCCATGCCGCCGCCGCGCCACACCTCGGCCGCAGTGCGCTGGATGCAGTGGAGCTGATGAGCGTGGGCGTCAACTACATGCGCGAACACATGCCCTCGAGTGCACGCATCCATTACGCCATGCTCGATTCGGGGGGCATCGCACCCAACGTGGTGCAGGGGCATGCCGCCGTGCGCTACGCCATTCGCGCACGCGACCTGGCCGGCATGCAGGCCCTCAATGCCCGCGTCCAGAAGGTGGCCCACGGCGCGGCGATGATGACCGAGACCGAGGTCGAGATCAGCATCATGAGCGCGGTCTCCAATCTGCTCGGCAATACTCCCCTGGAGCGCAGCATGCAGCGGGTCATGGAGGCGCTGGGCCCGGTGCCGTTCGACGAGCAAGATCGGGATTTCGCCCGCGCGATCCAGGCCACCCTCAGCGAGGAGGATATCGTCAACGACTATGCGCGCCTCGGCCTCGATCCTGTTGACGACCTGCCGCTGTGCGATTTCATCGTGCCGTTCGGCGCCAAGGGCGAGCCGATGATGGGCTCCACCGACCTGGGCGACGTGAGCTGGGCAGTGCCCACCGTACAGGCCCGTGTCGCCACCCATGCCATCGGCACCGCGGGACACTCGTGGCAGATCACCGCCCAGGGCAAGGTGCCTGCAGCCCACAAGGGGTTGGTGCATGCCGCCAAGATCATGGCCGGCACGGCGCTTGATGTCCTCGAACATCCCGACGTGATGGCGGACGCGAAGCGCGACCACCAGGCGAGGCTCGCTCGCAAGCCCTACGTCTGCCCGATTCCACCCGAGGTCAAACCGCCGATCCAGCCGCGGCCAGCAGAGGTGTAA